One genomic segment of Drosophila melanogaster chromosome 3L includes these proteins:
- the PAN3 gene encoding Poly(A) specific ribonuclease subunit PAN3, isoform L, which translates to MSTFLNNFFPADTAAMDPIFFSPTNGIPSESKLATYMVTPQSPEFIPTRLGSTPNFYAPYHNAPMQLSNGLNGVNGLTAAAAAAAAAAAAAAAAVPSSTSSASSASVTISKTANGGASMLALQKTASIASVTIAQQQPQHPQKQQQHPPSVGGGAVSAASAPIAISGAPPNPAAAPFVSSMSAQTPLKGRGAMMRQESPTAAMISGAGPGEKSPPHGMTPHGASPIPSALPTSVHQENVGGTIYFYPTANAQNSQPVVNSMVVDGTHPALHGVSAVAPMSAGVPAAMMYTGHVYPGPSSNVVTMQPKTLLESAFFMPDEMRAEVLARNEISNLIMDAAEAAQHALPLEVENYHALYPLEPPAQPLHAKLTFPATTYRATHNTTGYKYCLRRIHGFRLQSTKCMTLVEMWKKLQHTNVVQLREVFTTKAFGDNSLVLVYDYHPGSQTLLAKYFTPAPETNGYTDPFQGEARPFSHKSNMQRTSNGPLLPEATIWSIIMQLTAGLKAIHHAGLACKVLDPTKIIVTGKRVRFSSCCISDITQFDPNASNPLALVNMHQQDDLTALGRLVLALACRCLQSVQRDNVQSSIDMVTRNYSTDLRNFIVYLFTTNNRRSVTDLMPMIGARFYTQLDALQSKIDMQEDELAKEMENGRLYRILVKLNSINERPDFNLDCTWSETGDRYMLKLFRDYLFHSVTEDGRPWLDHAHIVQCLNKLDAGSIERVQLMSRDEQSVLIVSYAELKNCLENAFSELMSSAAN; encoded by the exons ATACGGCTGCTATGGATCCAATTTTCTTCTCGCCAACGAATGGAATACCGTCAGAGAGTAAACTCGCCACTTATATG GTCACGCCGCAGTCGCCCGAGTTCATTCCAACGCGCCTTGGCTCGACGCCCAACTTCTATGCACCATATCACAACGCGCCCATGCAATTAAGTAATGGGCTCAATGGCGTCAATGGGTTAacagccgccgcagcagcagcagcagcagccgccgccgccgccgcagcagcagttcCCTCCTCCACGTCATCGGCGTCCTCCGCCTCGGTGACCATCAGCAAAACGGCCAACGGTGGCGCCTCCATGCTCGCCCTGCAAAAGACCGCATCCATCGCCTCTGTAACCATCgcacaacagcagccacagcatccacagaaacagcaacagcatccgCCGTCGGTGGGCGGAGGAGCTGTGTCCGCCGCCTCCGCCCCCATTGCCATTAGTGGCGCTCCACCGAATCCCGCCGCAGCTCCGTTCGTCAGCAGCATGTCCGCTCAGACGCCGCTCAAGGGGAGGGGCGCCATGATGCGCCAGGAATCACCAACGGCAGCCATGATTTCGGGCGCAGGGCCAGGTGAGAAGTCGCCACCGCACGGGATGACGCCGCACGGAGCATCGCCCATACCATCAGCGCTGCCCACCAGCGTGCACCAG GAGAACGTAGGCGGCACCATATACTTCTATCCGACTGCCAACGCACAGAACAGCCAGCCCGTCGTCAATTCCATGGTGGTGGATGGAACGCATCCGGCTCTCCATGGCGTGAGTGCTGTGGCGCCGATGAGTGCGGGCGTTCCGGCGGCCATGATGTACACGGGGCATGTGTATCCGGGACCGTCCTCCAACGTGGTCACCATGCAGCCAAAGACGCTGCTGGAGTCGGCCTTCTTTATGCCCGACGAGATGCGCGCCGAAGTCCTCGCCCGCAACGAGATCTCTAACCTGATCATGGACGCAGCGGAGGCTGCGCAGCACGCTCTACCGCTGGAGGTGGAGAACTACCATGCCCTGTATCCACTGGAACCGCCGGCGCAGCCGTTGCACGCCAAGCTCACGTTCCCCGCCACCACTTATAGGGCCACGCACAACACGACGGGCTACAAGTACTGCCTGCGAAGAATACATG GTTTCCGCCTGCAGTCGACCAAGTGCATGACGCTGGTGGAGATGTGGAAGAAGCTGCAGCACACGAATGTGGTACAACTGCGTGAGGTGTTCACGACGAAAGCATTTGGTGATAACT CTTTAGTATTAGTGTACGACTATCATCCCGGCTCACAAACATTACTGGCCAAATACTTCACTCCGGCGCCAGAGACCAACGGGTACACTGATCCATTCCAAGGCGAGGCCCGCCCCTTCAG TCATAAGAGTAACATGCAGCGAACGAGCAATGGACCGCTGCTACCGGAGGCCACCATCTGGTCGATCATCATGCAGCTGACCGCCGGCTTAAAAGCCATCCACCATGCCGGTCTTGCCTGCAA GGTTCTGGATCCCACAAAGATTATAGTGACGGGCAAGCGTGTACGGTTTAGCTCATGCTGCATTTCGGATATAACGCAATTCGATCCGAATGCATCCAATCCCTTGGCGCTGGTTAATATGCATCAGCAG GACGATCTGACCGCTTTGGGTCGCTTAGTATTAGCTTTGGCCTGCCGCTGTCTTCAATCCGTGCAACGCGACAATGTCCAGTCCAGCATCGATATGGTCACGCGAAACTACTCCACCGATCTGCGAAACTTTATTGT TTACCTCTTCACCACCAATAATCGTCGCTCCGTGACCGACCTGATGCCGATGATTGGTGCCCGCTTCTATACGCAACTGGATGCACTGCAGAGCAAAATTGATATGCAGGAGGACGAGTTGGCCAAGGAGATGGAGAACGGGCGGTTATATCGCATTTTGGTCAAACTTAATAGCATCAACGAGCGACCCGA CTTTAATCTGGACTGCACTTGGTCTGAGACTGGTGATAGATACATGTTGAAATTATTCCGTGATTATTTGTTCCATTCCGTCACTGAGGATGGCCGGCCCTGGCTAGATCACGCACACATTGTACAATGCCTCAACAAGCTGGATGCTGGCTCCATAGAGCGC GTGCAACTGATGTCCCGCGACGAGCAATCGGTACTCATCGTCTCCTATGCTGAACTCAAGAATTGTCTGGAGAACGCCTTCTCCGAACTGATGTCAAGTGCGGCCAACTGA
- the PAN3 gene encoding Poly(A) specific ribonuclease subunit PAN3, isoform G, producing MCSTYGLLSFEFSDTAAMDPIFFSPTNGIPSESKLATYMNRQNVATPSGYGLNNGFSLLNLDSPLNKKSQVTPQSPEFIPTRLGSTPNFYAPYHNAPMQLSNGLNGVNGLTAAAAAAAAAAAAAAAAVPSSTSSASSASVTISKTANGGASMLALQKTASIASVTIAQQQPQHPQKQQQHPPSVGGGAVSAASAPIAISGAPPNPAAAPFVSSMSAQTPLKGRGAMMRQESPTAAMISGAGPGEKSPPHGMTPHGASPIPSALPTSVHQENVGGTIYFYPTANAQNSQPVVNSMVVDGTHPALHGVSAVAPMSAGVPAAMMYTGHVYPGPSSNVVTMQPKTLLESAFFMPDEMRAEVLARNEISNLIMDAAEAAQHALPLEVENYHALYPLEPPAQPLHAKLTFPATTYRATHNTTGYKYCLRRIHGFRLQSTKCMTLVEMWKKLQHTNVVQLREVFTTKAFGDNSLVLVYDYHPGSQTLLAKYFTPAPETNGYTDPFQGEARPFSHKSNMQRTSNGPLLPEATIWSIIMQLTAGLKAIHHAGLACKVLDPTKIIVTGKRVRFSSCCISDITQFDPNASNPLALVNMHQQDDLTALGRLVLALACRCLQSVQRDNVQSSIDMVTRNYSTDLRNFIVYLFTTNNRRSVTDLMPMIGARFYTQLDALQSKIDMQEDELAKEMENGRLYRILVKLNSINERPDFNLDCTWSETGDRYMLKLFRDYLFHSVTEDGRPWLDHAHIVQCLNKLDAGSIERVQLMSRDEQSVLIVSYAELKNCLENAFSELMSSAAN from the exons ATACGGCTGCTATGGATCCAATTTTCTTCTCGCCAACGAATGGAATACCGTCAGAGAGTAAACTCGCCACTTATATG AATCGACAGAATGTCGCCACACCGAGCGGTTATGGGCTGAATAACGGGTTCTCACTACTTAATTTGGATTCGCCCCTAAATAAAAAGTCCCAG GTCACGCCGCAGTCGCCCGAGTTCATTCCAACGCGCCTTGGCTCGACGCCCAACTTCTATGCACCATATCACAACGCGCCCATGCAATTAAGTAATGGGCTCAATGGCGTCAATGGGTTAacagccgccgcagcagcagcagcagcagccgccgccgccgccgcagcagcagttcCCTCCTCCACGTCATCGGCGTCCTCCGCCTCGGTGACCATCAGCAAAACGGCCAACGGTGGCGCCTCCATGCTCGCCCTGCAAAAGACCGCATCCATCGCCTCTGTAACCATCgcacaacagcagccacagcatccacagaaacagcaacagcatccgCCGTCGGTGGGCGGAGGAGCTGTGTCCGCCGCCTCCGCCCCCATTGCCATTAGTGGCGCTCCACCGAATCCCGCCGCAGCTCCGTTCGTCAGCAGCATGTCCGCTCAGACGCCGCTCAAGGGGAGGGGCGCCATGATGCGCCAGGAATCACCAACGGCAGCCATGATTTCGGGCGCAGGGCCAGGTGAGAAGTCGCCACCGCACGGGATGACGCCGCACGGAGCATCGCCCATACCATCAGCGCTGCCCACCAGCGTGCACCAG GAGAACGTAGGCGGCACCATATACTTCTATCCGACTGCCAACGCACAGAACAGCCAGCCCGTCGTCAATTCCATGGTGGTGGATGGAACGCATCCGGCTCTCCATGGCGTGAGTGCTGTGGCGCCGATGAGTGCGGGCGTTCCGGCGGCCATGATGTACACGGGGCATGTGTATCCGGGACCGTCCTCCAACGTGGTCACCATGCAGCCAAAGACGCTGCTGGAGTCGGCCTTCTTTATGCCCGACGAGATGCGCGCCGAAGTCCTCGCCCGCAACGAGATCTCTAACCTGATCATGGACGCAGCGGAGGCTGCGCAGCACGCTCTACCGCTGGAGGTGGAGAACTACCATGCCCTGTATCCACTGGAACCGCCGGCGCAGCCGTTGCACGCCAAGCTCACGTTCCCCGCCACCACTTATAGGGCCACGCACAACACGACGGGCTACAAGTACTGCCTGCGAAGAATACATG GTTTCCGCCTGCAGTCGACCAAGTGCATGACGCTGGTGGAGATGTGGAAGAAGCTGCAGCACACGAATGTGGTACAACTGCGTGAGGTGTTCACGACGAAAGCATTTGGTGATAACT CTTTAGTATTAGTGTACGACTATCATCCCGGCTCACAAACATTACTGGCCAAATACTTCACTCCGGCGCCAGAGACCAACGGGTACACTGATCCATTCCAAGGCGAGGCCCGCCCCTTCAG TCATAAGAGTAACATGCAGCGAACGAGCAATGGACCGCTGCTACCGGAGGCCACCATCTGGTCGATCATCATGCAGCTGACCGCCGGCTTAAAAGCCATCCACCATGCCGGTCTTGCCTGCAA GGTTCTGGATCCCACAAAGATTATAGTGACGGGCAAGCGTGTACGGTTTAGCTCATGCTGCATTTCGGATATAACGCAATTCGATCCGAATGCATCCAATCCCTTGGCGCTGGTTAATATGCATCAGCAG GACGATCTGACCGCTTTGGGTCGCTTAGTATTAGCTTTGGCCTGCCGCTGTCTTCAATCCGTGCAACGCGACAATGTCCAGTCCAGCATCGATATGGTCACGCGAAACTACTCCACCGATCTGCGAAACTTTATTGT TTACCTCTTCACCACCAATAATCGTCGCTCCGTGACCGACCTGATGCCGATGATTGGTGCCCGCTTCTATACGCAACTGGATGCACTGCAGAGCAAAATTGATATGCAGGAGGACGAGTTGGCCAAGGAGATGGAGAACGGGCGGTTATATCGCATTTTGGTCAAACTTAATAGCATCAACGAGCGACCCGA CTTTAATCTGGACTGCACTTGGTCTGAGACTGGTGATAGATACATGTTGAAATTATTCCGTGATTATTTGTTCCATTCCGTCACTGAGGATGGCCGGCCCTGGCTAGATCACGCACACATTGTACAATGCCTCAACAAGCTGGATGCTGGCTCCATAGAGCGC GTGCAACTGATGTCCCGCGACGAGCAATCGGTACTCATCGTCTCCTATGCTGAACTCAAGAATTGTCTGGAGAACGCCTTCTCCGAACTGATGTCAAGTGCGGCCAACTGA
- the PAN3 gene encoding Poly(A) specific ribonuclease subunit PAN3, isoform O, which produces MPVYTAAMDPIFFSPTNGIPSESKLATYMVTPQSPEFIPTRLGSTPNFYAPYHNAPMQLSNGLNGVNGLTAAAAAAAAAAAAAAAAVPSSTSSASSASVTISKTANGGASMLALQKTASIASVTIAQQQPQHPQKQQQHPPSVGGGAVSAASAPIAISGAPPNPAAAPFVSSMSAQTPLKGRGAMMRQESPTAAMISGAGPGEKSPPHGMTPHGASPIPSALPTSVHQENVGGTIYFYPTANAQNSQPVVNSMVVDGTHPALHGVSAVAPMSAGVPAAMMYTGHVYPGPSSNVVTMQPKTLLESAFFMPDEMRAEVLARNEISNLIMDAAEAAQHALPLEVENYHALYPLEPPAQPLHAKLTFPATTYRATHNTTGYKYCLRRIHGFRLQSTKCMTLVEMWKKLQHTNVVQLREVFTTKAFGDNSLVLVYDYHPGSQTLLAKYFTPAPETNGYTDPFQGEARPFSHKSNMQRTSNGPLLPEATIWSIIMQLTAGLKAIHHAGLACKVLDPTKIIVTGKRVRFSSCCISDITQFDPNASNPLALVNMHQQDDLTALGRLVLALACRCLQSVQRDNVQSSIDMVTRNYSTDLRNFIVYLFTTNNRRSVTDLMPMIGARFYTQLDALQSKIDMQEDELAKEMENGRLYRILVKLNSINERPDFNLDCTWSETGDRYMLKLFRDYLFHSVTEDGRPWLDHAHIVQCLNKLDAGSIERVQLMSRDEQSVLIVSYAELKNCLENAFSELMSSAAN; this is translated from the exons ATACGGCTGCTATGGATCCAATTTTCTTCTCGCCAACGAATGGAATACCGTCAGAGAGTAAACTCGCCACTTATATG GTCACGCCGCAGTCGCCCGAGTTCATTCCAACGCGCCTTGGCTCGACGCCCAACTTCTATGCACCATATCACAACGCGCCCATGCAATTAAGTAATGGGCTCAATGGCGTCAATGGGTTAacagccgccgcagcagcagcagcagcagccgccgccgccgccgcagcagcagttcCCTCCTCCACGTCATCGGCGTCCTCCGCCTCGGTGACCATCAGCAAAACGGCCAACGGTGGCGCCTCCATGCTCGCCCTGCAAAAGACCGCATCCATCGCCTCTGTAACCATCgcacaacagcagccacagcatccacagaaacagcaacagcatccgCCGTCGGTGGGCGGAGGAGCTGTGTCCGCCGCCTCCGCCCCCATTGCCATTAGTGGCGCTCCACCGAATCCCGCCGCAGCTCCGTTCGTCAGCAGCATGTCCGCTCAGACGCCGCTCAAGGGGAGGGGCGCCATGATGCGCCAGGAATCACCAACGGCAGCCATGATTTCGGGCGCAGGGCCAGGTGAGAAGTCGCCACCGCACGGGATGACGCCGCACGGAGCATCGCCCATACCATCAGCGCTGCCCACCAGCGTGCACCAG GAGAACGTAGGCGGCACCATATACTTCTATCCGACTGCCAACGCACAGAACAGCCAGCCCGTCGTCAATTCCATGGTGGTGGATGGAACGCATCCGGCTCTCCATGGCGTGAGTGCTGTGGCGCCGATGAGTGCGGGCGTTCCGGCGGCCATGATGTACACGGGGCATGTGTATCCGGGACCGTCCTCCAACGTGGTCACCATGCAGCCAAAGACGCTGCTGGAGTCGGCCTTCTTTATGCCCGACGAGATGCGCGCCGAAGTCCTCGCCCGCAACGAGATCTCTAACCTGATCATGGACGCAGCGGAGGCTGCGCAGCACGCTCTACCGCTGGAGGTGGAGAACTACCATGCCCTGTATCCACTGGAACCGCCGGCGCAGCCGTTGCACGCCAAGCTCACGTTCCCCGCCACCACTTATAGGGCCACGCACAACACGACGGGCTACAAGTACTGCCTGCGAAGAATACATG GTTTCCGCCTGCAGTCGACCAAGTGCATGACGCTGGTGGAGATGTGGAAGAAGCTGCAGCACACGAATGTGGTACAACTGCGTGAGGTGTTCACGACGAAAGCATTTGGTGATAACT CTTTAGTATTAGTGTACGACTATCATCCCGGCTCACAAACATTACTGGCCAAATACTTCACTCCGGCGCCAGAGACCAACGGGTACACTGATCCATTCCAAGGCGAGGCCCGCCCCTTCAG TCATAAGAGTAACATGCAGCGAACGAGCAATGGACCGCTGCTACCGGAGGCCACCATCTGGTCGATCATCATGCAGCTGACCGCCGGCTTAAAAGCCATCCACCATGCCGGTCTTGCCTGCAA GGTTCTGGATCCCACAAAGATTATAGTGACGGGCAAGCGTGTACGGTTTAGCTCATGCTGCATTTCGGATATAACGCAATTCGATCCGAATGCATCCAATCCCTTGGCGCTGGTTAATATGCATCAGCAG GACGATCTGACCGCTTTGGGTCGCTTAGTATTAGCTTTGGCCTGCCGCTGTCTTCAATCCGTGCAACGCGACAATGTCCAGTCCAGCATCGATATGGTCACGCGAAACTACTCCACCGATCTGCGAAACTTTATTGT TTACCTCTTCACCACCAATAATCGTCGCTCCGTGACCGACCTGATGCCGATGATTGGTGCCCGCTTCTATACGCAACTGGATGCACTGCAGAGCAAAATTGATATGCAGGAGGACGAGTTGGCCAAGGAGATGGAGAACGGGCGGTTATATCGCATTTTGGTCAAACTTAATAGCATCAACGAGCGACCCGA CTTTAATCTGGACTGCACTTGGTCTGAGACTGGTGATAGATACATGTTGAAATTATTCCGTGATTATTTGTTCCATTCCGTCACTGAGGATGGCCGGCCCTGGCTAGATCACGCACACATTGTACAATGCCTCAACAAGCTGGATGCTGGCTCCATAGAGCGC GTGCAACTGATGTCCCGCGACGAGCAATCGGTACTCATCGTCTCCTATGCTGAACTCAAGAATTGTCTGGAGAACGCCTTCTCCGAACTGATGTCAAGTGCGGCCAACTGA
- the PAN3 gene encoding Poly(A) specific ribonuclease subunit PAN3, isoform K: protein MSTFLNNFFPADTAAMDPIFFSPTNGIPSESKLATYMNRQNVATPSGYGLNNGFSLLNLDSPLNKKSQVTPQSPEFIPTRLGSTPNFYAPYHNAPMQLSNGLNGVNGLTAAAAAAAAAAAAAAAAVPSSTSSASSASVTISKTANGGASMLALQKTASIASVTIAQQQPQHPQKQQQHPPSVGGGAVSAASAPIAISGAPPNPAAAPFVSSMSAQTPLKGRGAMMRQESPTAAMISGAGPGEKSPPHGMTPHGASPIPSALPTSVHQENVGGTIYFYPTANAQNSQPVVNSMVVDGTHPALHGVSAVAPMSAGVPAAMMYTGHVYPGPSSNVVTMQPKTLLESAFFMPDEMRAEVLARNEISNLIMDAAEAAQHALPLEVENYHALYPLEPPAQPLHAKLTFPATTYRATHNTTGYKYCLRRIHGFRLQSTKCMTLVEMWKKLQHTNVVQLREVFTTKAFGDNSLVLVYDYHPGSQTLLAKYFTPAPETNGYTDPFQGEARPFSHKSNMQRTSNGPLLPEATIWSIIMQLTAGLKAIHHAGLACKVLDPTKIIVTGKRVRFSSCCISDITQFDPNASNPLALVNMHQQDDLTALGRLVLALACRCLQSVQRDNVQSSIDMVTRNYSTDLRNFIVYLFTTNNRRSVTDLMPMIGARFYTQLDALQSKIDMQEDELAKEMENGRLYRILVKLNSINERPDFNLDCTWSETGDRYMLKLFRDYLFHSVTEDGRPWLDHAHIVQCLNKLDAGSIERVQLMSRDEQSVLIVSYAELKNCLENAFSELMSSAAN from the exons ATACGGCTGCTATGGATCCAATTTTCTTCTCGCCAACGAATGGAATACCGTCAGAGAGTAAACTCGCCACTTATATG AATCGACAGAATGTCGCCACACCGAGCGGTTATGGGCTGAATAACGGGTTCTCACTACTTAATTTGGATTCGCCCCTAAATAAAAAGTCCCAG GTCACGCCGCAGTCGCCCGAGTTCATTCCAACGCGCCTTGGCTCGACGCCCAACTTCTATGCACCATATCACAACGCGCCCATGCAATTAAGTAATGGGCTCAATGGCGTCAATGGGTTAacagccgccgcagcagcagcagcagcagccgccgccgccgccgcagcagcagttcCCTCCTCCACGTCATCGGCGTCCTCCGCCTCGGTGACCATCAGCAAAACGGCCAACGGTGGCGCCTCCATGCTCGCCCTGCAAAAGACCGCATCCATCGCCTCTGTAACCATCgcacaacagcagccacagcatccacagaaacagcaacagcatccgCCGTCGGTGGGCGGAGGAGCTGTGTCCGCCGCCTCCGCCCCCATTGCCATTAGTGGCGCTCCACCGAATCCCGCCGCAGCTCCGTTCGTCAGCAGCATGTCCGCTCAGACGCCGCTCAAGGGGAGGGGCGCCATGATGCGCCAGGAATCACCAACGGCAGCCATGATTTCGGGCGCAGGGCCAGGTGAGAAGTCGCCACCGCACGGGATGACGCCGCACGGAGCATCGCCCATACCATCAGCGCTGCCCACCAGCGTGCACCAG GAGAACGTAGGCGGCACCATATACTTCTATCCGACTGCCAACGCACAGAACAGCCAGCCCGTCGTCAATTCCATGGTGGTGGATGGAACGCATCCGGCTCTCCATGGCGTGAGTGCTGTGGCGCCGATGAGTGCGGGCGTTCCGGCGGCCATGATGTACACGGGGCATGTGTATCCGGGACCGTCCTCCAACGTGGTCACCATGCAGCCAAAGACGCTGCTGGAGTCGGCCTTCTTTATGCCCGACGAGATGCGCGCCGAAGTCCTCGCCCGCAACGAGATCTCTAACCTGATCATGGACGCAGCGGAGGCTGCGCAGCACGCTCTACCGCTGGAGGTGGAGAACTACCATGCCCTGTATCCACTGGAACCGCCGGCGCAGCCGTTGCACGCCAAGCTCACGTTCCCCGCCACCACTTATAGGGCCACGCACAACACGACGGGCTACAAGTACTGCCTGCGAAGAATACATG GTTTCCGCCTGCAGTCGACCAAGTGCATGACGCTGGTGGAGATGTGGAAGAAGCTGCAGCACACGAATGTGGTACAACTGCGTGAGGTGTTCACGACGAAAGCATTTGGTGATAACT CTTTAGTATTAGTGTACGACTATCATCCCGGCTCACAAACATTACTGGCCAAATACTTCACTCCGGCGCCAGAGACCAACGGGTACACTGATCCATTCCAAGGCGAGGCCCGCCCCTTCAG TCATAAGAGTAACATGCAGCGAACGAGCAATGGACCGCTGCTACCGGAGGCCACCATCTGGTCGATCATCATGCAGCTGACCGCCGGCTTAAAAGCCATCCACCATGCCGGTCTTGCCTGCAA GGTTCTGGATCCCACAAAGATTATAGTGACGGGCAAGCGTGTACGGTTTAGCTCATGCTGCATTTCGGATATAACGCAATTCGATCCGAATGCATCCAATCCCTTGGCGCTGGTTAATATGCATCAGCAG GACGATCTGACCGCTTTGGGTCGCTTAGTATTAGCTTTGGCCTGCCGCTGTCTTCAATCCGTGCAACGCGACAATGTCCAGTCCAGCATCGATATGGTCACGCGAAACTACTCCACCGATCTGCGAAACTTTATTGT TTACCTCTTCACCACCAATAATCGTCGCTCCGTGACCGACCTGATGCCGATGATTGGTGCCCGCTTCTATACGCAACTGGATGCACTGCAGAGCAAAATTGATATGCAGGAGGACGAGTTGGCCAAGGAGATGGAGAACGGGCGGTTATATCGCATTTTGGTCAAACTTAATAGCATCAACGAGCGACCCGA CTTTAATCTGGACTGCACTTGGTCTGAGACTGGTGATAGATACATGTTGAAATTATTCCGTGATTATTTGTTCCATTCCGTCACTGAGGATGGCCGGCCCTGGCTAGATCACGCACACATTGTACAATGCCTCAACAAGCTGGATGCTGGCTCCATAGAGCGC GTGCAACTGATGTCCCGCGACGAGCAATCGGTACTCATCGTCTCCTATGCTGAACTCAAGAATTGTCTGGAGAACGCCTTCTCCGAACTGATGTCAAGTGCGGCCAACTGA